In one window of Ruminococcus hominis DNA:
- the nrdD gene encoding anaerobic ribonucleoside-triphosphate reductase, with protein MSPEVKTKVIKRNGKEVSFDISKITHAIEKANEEVDNLHQINIFQISAIADKIAKEVEESTHAVNVEDIQDLVETGIMEMRGYEVAQKYVRYRYKREMKRKSNTTDNGILALLDHINEEVKQENSNKNPVINSTQRDYMAGEVSKDLSRRVLLPEEIVQAHEQGIIHFHDTDYFAQREHNCDLINLEDMLQNGTVISETMIEKPHSFFTACNVTTQIVAQVASNQYGGQSFTLAHLAPFVDISRKKIRANVIAERKECGEVLDETIIDKVTERRLRDEVRSGIQTIQYQLITLMTCNGQAPFVTMFMYLDEVPEGKTRDDLATIIEEVLIQRMQGVKNEKGVWITPAFPKLIYVLDEDNITEDSKYWHLTELAAQCTAKRMVPDYISAKIMKELKKGEVYPCMGCRSFLTVEDNQLNADGSHKFYGRFNQGVVTINLVDVACSSNGDMDEFWKILDERLELCHRALRCRHERLKGTISDVAPILWQNGALARLKKGETIDKLLYDGYSTISLGYAGLYEMCMRMYGKSHTDPEAKPFALKVMQHLNDKCNEWKAAEHISYSIYGTPMESTTYKFSKCLQKRFGIIPGVTDKNYITNSYHVHVSEEIDAFSKLKFEAEFQKLSPGGAISYVEVPNMQNNIPAVLAVMKFIYENIMYAELNTKSDYCECCGYDGEIKIIEEDSGKLVWECPNCGNRDQSKMSVARRTCGYIGTQFWNQGRTQEIKDRVLHLSNHTNPEYK; from the coding sequence ATGAGCCCGGAAGTAAAGACAAAAGTAATAAAAAGGAATGGAAAAGAGGTATCTTTCGACATTTCCAAGATTACACATGCAATTGAAAAGGCGAATGAAGAAGTTGATAATCTCCATCAGATTAACATCTTCCAGATTTCAGCAATTGCAGATAAGATTGCAAAAGAAGTAGAAGAATCTACACATGCAGTGAATGTAGAGGATATTCAAGATCTCGTTGAGACCGGCATCATGGAGATGCGAGGATATGAAGTGGCACAGAAGTATGTGCGCTATCGTTATAAACGTGAGATGAAGAGAAAGTCCAACACAACAGATAACGGCATTCTTGCATTGTTGGATCATATCAACGAAGAAGTTAAACAGGAAAATTCTAACAAGAATCCGGTAATCAACTCAACACAGAGAGATTATATGGCAGGAGAGGTCAGCAAGGATCTTTCAAGACGTGTATTACTGCCGGAAGAAATCGTGCAGGCACATGAGCAGGGGATTATCCATTTCCATGATACAGATTATTTTGCGCAGAGAGAACACAACTGCGATTTGATTAACCTGGAAGATATGCTTCAGAATGGTACAGTGATCAGTGAAACTATGATTGAGAAACCACACAGCTTTTTTACAGCTTGTAACGTGACAACACAGATTGTTGCACAGGTTGCAAGTAACCAGTATGGCGGACAGTCATTCACACTGGCACATTTGGCACCGTTTGTTGACATTAGCCGAAAGAAAATACGTGCAAATGTTATTGCAGAGCGTAAAGAATGTGGCGAAGTATTAGATGAGACAATTATTGATAAAGTGACAGAGCGCCGACTTCGTGATGAAGTAAGAAGCGGTATTCAGACAATCCAGTATCAGCTTATTACATTGATGACATGTAATGGCCAGGCACCATTTGTAACGATGTTTATGTATCTGGATGAAGTACCGGAAGGTAAGACAAGAGATGATCTGGCTACTATTATTGAAGAGGTATTGATCCAGAGAATGCAAGGCGTAAAGAACGAGAAAGGTGTATGGATTACACCGGCGTTCCCAAAACTGATTTACGTGCTGGATGAAGATAATATTACAGAAGATTCAAAATACTGGCACTTAACGGAGTTAGCTGCACAGTGTACAGCAAAGAGAATGGTTCCGGATTATATTTCCGCAAAGATTATGAAGGAACTGAAAAAAGGTGAAGTTTATCCATGTATGGGATGCCGTTCATTCCTTACGGTTGAAGATAACCAGCTCAATGCAGACGGTTCGCATAAGTTTTATGGACGATTTAATCAGGGAGTTGTTACCATCAACCTTGTAGATGTAGCATGTTCTTCAAACGGAGATATGGATGAATTCTGGAAGATTCTGGACGAACGTCTTGAATTATGTCATAGAGCACTTCGCTGCAGACATGAGCGTTTGAAGGGAACAATTTCTGATGTCGCTCCGATCTTGTGGCAGAATGGTGCACTCGCACGATTGAAAAAAGGAGAGACAATCGATAAATTATTATATGATGGATATTCAACGATTTCTCTTGGATACGCAGGACTTTATGAGATGTGTATGAGAATGTATGGTAAATCACATACAGATCCGGAAGCAAAACCATTTGCACTTAAAGTTATGCAGCATTTGAATGATAAATGTAATGAATGGAAAGCGGCTGAGCATATTAGTTATTCTATTTACGGAACTCCGATGGAGTCTACAACTTATAAATTCTCAAAATGCTTGCAGAAGCGTTTTGGAATTATTCCGGGAGTTACAGATAAGAATTATATTACAAATAGCTATCATGTGCATGTTTCAGAAGAGATTGATGCATTTAGTAAATTGAAATTTGAAGCTGAATTCCAGAAGCTTTCACCGGGTGGTGCAATCAGCTATGTGGAAGTTCCGAATATGCAGAACAACATTCCGGCAGTATTAGCTGTTATGAAGTTTATTTATGAAAACATCATGTATGCAGAGTTGAATACAAAGAGTGATTATTGTGAATGTTGCGGATATGACGGAGAGATTAAGATTATAGAGGAAGATTCCGGTAAACTGGTGTGGGAATGCCCAAACTGTGGAAATCGTGACCAGTCAAAGATGTCGGTAGCCCGCAGAACATGTGGATATATCGGAACACA
- a CDS encoding GIY-YIG nuclease family protein: MNYTYILKCKDGSFYTGWTNNLEKRIKDHNAGKGAKYTKSRCPVELVYYETFATKEEAMRREYAVKQLSRIKKIQLISGKNKVAQTLLVEPKNEIV; the protein is encoded by the coding sequence ATGAACTATACTTATATTTTGAAATGTAAAGACGGCAGTTTTTATACCGGATGGACGAATAATCTGGAAAAAAGGATAAAGGATCATAATGCGGGAAAAGGGGCAAAGTATACAAAAAGCAGATGCCCTGTAGAGCTGGTATATTATGAGACTTTTGCTACAAAAGAAGAAGCGATGCGACGAGAATATGCTGTCAAGCAATTATCACGTATAAAAAAAATACAATTGATATCTGGTAAAAATAAAGTAGCTCAAACCCTACTGGTTGAGCCAAAAAATGAAATTGTCTGA